The following coding sequences are from one Culex quinquefasciatus strain JHB chromosome 1, VPISU_Cqui_1.0_pri_paternal, whole genome shotgun sequence window:
- the LOC119765076 gene encoding uncharacterized protein LOC119765076, with amino-acid sequence MSGPNLNLDYDPLEGPSTRIWKPKEELSERKLEHLKSFIGKFMDNFLRWKAERAAASNKEGEAIPETGSERSSDEVKQKQKDVGEVSSASKMASMELDREKLETIRNLSREMGSMLGPEQKVACGLLFNMAMKEIIFSSGQPDEGQLQKIQGMIRELSANLPRSQRFVFGAVCNMAMQKFRQQVEARHGEEKEQAPVDKDDIEFELD; translated from the coding sequence ATGTCCGGACCTAACCTAAACCTGGACTACGATCCGCTCGAGGGACCTTCCACCCGGATCTGGAAGCCCAAGGAGGAGTTGAGCGAACGAAAGCTCGAGCACTTGAAATCGTTCATCGGCAAGTTTATGGACAACTTTTTGCGGTGGAAGGCCGAAAGGGCAGCGGCGTCGAATAAGGAAGGAGAGGCAATTCCTGAAACAGGTTCCGAACGCAGTAGCGACGAGGTCAAGCAGAAGCAGAAGGACGTGGGCGAAGTGTCGTCCGCGAGTAAGATGGCTTCCATGGAGCTGGACCGCGAGAAGTTGGAAACTATCCGGAATCTTTCGCGGGAGATGGGCTCGATGTTGGGTCCGGAACAGAAGGTGGCGTGCGGGTTACTGTTCAACATGGCCATGAAGGAGATCATTTTCTCGTCGGGCCAGCCTGACGAAGGGCAGCTGCAAAAGATACAGGGCATGATTCGCGAGCTGAGTGCGAACTTGCCGAGGTCGCAACGGTTTGTCTTTGGCGCGGTGTGCAACATGGCGATGCAAAAGTTCCGGCAGCAGGTGGAGGCACGGCACGGCGAGGAAAAAGAGCAGGCTCCCGTCGATAAAGATGATATTGAATTTGAGCTGGATTAG